The Nocardia arthritidis genome has a window encoding:
- a CDS encoding DMT family transporter, translating into MYWGFMFGAIVFEVFGTTCMKLADGFTRPLPSLGMAVGYLGAFGLLTLALKQLPVGVAYATWAGVGTGLVAVVGVTLLGESWSALKAAGIALVMIGVVVLNLSGAH; encoded by the coding sequence ATGTACTGGGGATTCATGTTCGGTGCGATCGTTTTCGAGGTGTTCGGCACCACCTGTATGAAGCTGGCGGACGGCTTCACTCGACCCCTGCCATCGCTTGGAATGGCGGTCGGCTATCTGGGTGCCTTCGGTTTGCTGACGCTCGCGTTGAAACAGCTCCCTGTCGGCGTCGCGTATGCGACGTGGGCCGGTGTCGGCACCGGACTGGTCGCGGTGGTCGGCGTCACGCTGCTCGGCGAGTCGTGGTCGGCGCTGAAGGCGGCCGGTATCGCGCTGGTGATGATCGGCGTCGTCGTGCTCAACCTCAGCGGCGCGCACTGA
- a CDS encoding TetR/AcrR family transcriptional regulator produces MVSEGGRLRRRRDPSQRRSEIIAAAEQIIATKGVGALTHRAVAQQAGLSPGSATYYFETIDDLLEAALTSIVDQFTAWLAEWADRYRDADRDQLVAGLTDSVMESFGEGRENSIVEYELTVAAMRNPALRPIADRCAQVGEATLAEVTDPHTAKALTAAMTGLILIGLAAPQPPTRAEIESVMNDLVPDTRSGTP; encoded by the coding sequence GTGGTATCCGAAGGCGGTCGCCTGCGCCGCAGGCGCGACCCGTCCCAGCGGCGATCGGAGATCATCGCCGCCGCAGAGCAGATCATCGCGACGAAAGGCGTTGGCGCCCTTACTCATCGCGCGGTGGCACAGCAGGCCGGACTCTCCCCGGGCTCGGCGACCTACTACTTCGAAACCATCGACGACCTGCTCGAGGCTGCTTTGACCAGCATCGTCGACCAGTTCACCGCATGGTTGGCCGAATGGGCAGACCGATACCGCGACGCCGACCGCGACCAACTCGTCGCGGGCCTGACCGACAGCGTCATGGAAAGCTTCGGCGAGGGCCGGGAAAATTCGATCGTCGAATACGAACTCACCGTCGCGGCGATGCGCAATCCGGCGCTGCGTCCCATCGCCGACCGCTGTGCCCAGGTAGGCGAGGCGACTCTCGCCGAGGTCACCGACCCGCACACCGCGAAAGCGCTCACCGCGGCTATGACCGGCCTGATTCTTATCGGATTGGCCGCCCCGCAGCCGCCGACCCGCGCCGAAATCGAATCCGTCATGAACGATCTCGTGCCCGACACCCGAAGTGGGACACCGTAG
- a CDS encoding winged helix DNA-binding domain-containing protein — protein MKTITPTISPEQRRALLVARQLRRARTAVAVTESVLALHATDPATVYLSVAARLADPDHARIENQLYDRTRLLRMTAMRGTLFVAPTALAPVLHASLGREYAQARMRILVRHLESEGIGTDWITGATSALLDALTELGTATTAELTSAVAGSDRTFATTTRTRSSLASWLLFILAAEGRIVRADRKGAWTNIQHTWAIAPEFPPLPTEQARAELARHWLRTFGPGTAADLKWWTGWKVTETRKALAAVGTIPVNLDGTTGFALPEHLDEIPEPEPVAAVLPGLDPTPMGWRHRDFYLDPAHIPALFDGRGNIGPTLWWRGRIVGGWAQRRDGTIAWHLLTDPGLTARTAIATEIDRLTTYLGHRRFTVAYRNPLERTLSA, from the coding sequence ATGAAGACGATTACCCCGACGATCAGCCCCGAACAACGCCGCGCGCTACTGGTGGCCCGGCAATTGCGCCGAGCCCGAACCGCCGTCGCCGTCACCGAATCGGTGCTGGCCCTGCATGCAACCGACCCCGCCACCGTCTATCTCTCGGTGGCCGCCCGCCTGGCCGACCCCGACCACGCGCGCATCGAAAACCAGCTCTACGACCGCACCCGGCTGCTGCGGATGACCGCCATGCGCGGCACCCTTTTCGTTGCTCCCACTGCCCTCGCACCCGTGCTGCACGCATCGCTCGGCCGCGAATACGCGCAAGCGCGAATGCGAATATTGGTGCGCCACTTGGAATCCGAAGGCATCGGGACCGACTGGATCACCGGCGCGACCAGTGCGCTACTCGATGCACTGACCGAACTCGGCACCGCGACCACCGCCGAACTCACCTCCGCCGTCGCCGGTTCGGACCGCACCTTCGCCACCACTACCCGCACCCGCAGCAGCCTGGCCTCCTGGCTGCTGTTCATCCTCGCCGCCGAAGGCCGTATCGTCCGCGCCGACCGCAAAGGCGCCTGGACCAATATCCAGCACACCTGGGCCATCGCCCCCGAATTCCCGCCGCTCCCAACCGAACAGGCCCGTGCCGAACTCGCCCGCCACTGGCTGCGCACCTTCGGCCCCGGCACCGCCGCCGACCTGAAATGGTGGACCGGCTGGAAGGTCACCGAGACCCGCAAGGCGCTCGCCGCCGTCGGCACCATCCCGGTAAACCTCGATGGCACAACAGGATTCGCACTCCCCGAACACCTCGACGAAATCCCGGAGCCCGAACCCGTCGCCGCCGTTCTCCCCGGCCTCGACCCAACCCCGATGGGCTGGCGCCACCGCGATTTCTACCTCGACCCCGCACACATCCCCGCCCTCTTCGACGGCCGCGGCAACATCGGCCCCACACTCTGGTGGCGCGGCCGCATCGTCGGCGGCTGGGCCCAACGCCGCGACGGCACGATCGCCTGGCACCTACTCACCGACCCGGGCCTCACCGCCCGCACCGCAATAGCCACCGAAATAGACCGCCTCACAACCTATCTCGGCCACCGCCGCTTCACCGTCGCCTACCGCAACCCCCTCGAACGCACCCTCAGCGCCTGA
- a CDS encoding GNAT family N-acetyltransferase — MKAYADFPASLLTERLRLRAWLPSDAEAYHALWTERDVRSVRSFDAAGRPTVEEVRGRLLANPPGAADGLGLLPIERRDNGEFIGYCGLIVGQGSYDEPEIAFELTRRAHGHGYATEAARAVVEAAARTGRQRLWATVREWNTASFRVLEKLDFYDSGRVTPDPVRGDSIWMTRELDRSSA; from the coding sequence ATGAAAGCCTACGCGGACTTCCCGGCAAGTCTTTTGACCGAGCGGCTCCGGTTGCGAGCATGGCTTCCATCGGATGCGGAGGCATACCATGCGCTGTGGACAGAGCGGGACGTGCGCTCCGTCCGCAGCTTCGACGCGGCCGGGCGCCCGACGGTCGAGGAGGTACGCGGCCGGTTGCTCGCCAACCCTCCTGGCGCGGCGGATGGGCTCGGGCTGCTTCCTATCGAACGCAGGGACAACGGCGAATTCATCGGCTATTGCGGACTGATCGTCGGCCAGGGGTCCTACGACGAACCGGAAATCGCGTTCGAGCTCACTCGGCGGGCTCACGGTCACGGGTACGCCACCGAGGCGGCCCGGGCCGTCGTCGAGGCAGCCGCACGCACGGGGCGACAGCGGTTGTGGGCGACGGTGCGGGAATGGAACACCGCCTCGTTCCGTGTGCTGGAGAAGCTCGACTTCTACGACAGCGGACGCGTCACCCCGGATCCTGTTCGTGGCGACTCGATCTGGATGACACGCGAACTCGATCGGTCGTCGGCGTAG
- the thrS gene encoding threonine--tRNA ligase, with product MWSSALDWEETHVYDHRKLGRELDLFDTDPLIGAGLPYWLPGGAIVRHSLEEYIRTVERQAGYQHVYSPVLGKRELYEISGHWSHYSDDMYPPMDIGGEQVVLRPSLCPHHAVMYRSRSHSYRELPLRMAELGAMYRSELSGVLGGLTRVRGIQLNDAHIFCTLDQVADEATNALALIGDAYRAMGTSAARYRLSLPGASGKYVAAQDMWQRASKVLSEVLDRSGVAYEAVEGEAAFYGPKIDIQVADHAGRESTLSTVQVDFYQPEQFDLHYIGADGSKHRPVMVHRSIIGSIERAVAHLVEHHGGAFPAWLSPVQVAVLPISEAEEPAARRLRDRCLGVGLRAHLIGAESGSLAARVRETRLVPYHFILGPTETANGAVALRLRDGRRLPAQPIDNAVTHIRALVEGHNTRLWTD from the coding sequence GTGTGGTCATCCGCCCTCGACTGGGAGGAGACCCACGTGTACGACCACCGAAAGCTCGGCCGGGAACTCGACTTGTTCGACACCGACCCGCTGATCGGGGCCGGATTGCCGTACTGGCTACCCGGCGGAGCCATCGTGCGTCACAGCCTCGAGGAATACATACGCACCGTGGAACGACAAGCGGGCTACCAGCACGTGTACTCACCGGTCCTCGGCAAACGCGAACTGTACGAAATCTCCGGGCACTGGTCGCATTACAGCGACGACATGTACCCGCCGATGGACATCGGTGGCGAGCAGGTGGTGCTGCGACCGAGCCTGTGTCCACATCATGCGGTGATGTACCGATCCCGCTCGCACAGCTACCGCGAGCTTCCGCTGCGGATGGCCGAGCTCGGCGCGATGTACCGATCCGAATTGTCCGGAGTGCTGGGCGGTTTGACCCGAGTGCGAGGTATCCAGCTCAACGACGCACACATCTTCTGCACCCTGGACCAGGTCGCCGACGAAGCGACCAACGCATTGGCGCTGATCGGCGACGCGTATCGGGCCATGGGGACAAGCGCCGCCCGCTACCGGCTGTCGCTGCCCGGCGCCAGCGGGAAATATGTTGCGGCACAGGATATGTGGCAGCGGGCGAGCAAGGTATTGAGCGAGGTGCTCGACCGGTCCGGGGTGGCCTACGAGGCAGTCGAGGGAGAGGCCGCGTTCTACGGCCCGAAGATCGACATTCAGGTGGCCGATCACGCGGGCCGTGAGTCCACCTTGTCCACCGTGCAGGTCGACTTCTATCAACCCGAACAATTCGACCTGCACTACATCGGCGCCGACGGCAGTAAGCATCGTCCGGTCATGGTGCACCGCAGCATCATCGGCAGCATCGAACGCGCGGTCGCCCACCTGGTCGAACACCACGGTGGCGCCTTCCCCGCCTGGCTGTCCCCGGTACAGGTCGCCGTGCTGCCGATATCCGAGGCCGAGGAACCCGCCGCACGCCGGCTTCGCGACCGCTGCCTCGGCGTCGGCCTGCGCGCCCACCTGATCGGCGCCGAATCCGGCAGCCTCGCCGCGCGCGTCCGAGAAACCCGGCTGGTGCCCTACCATTTCATCCTCGGCCCGACCGAGACCGCCAACGGCGCTGTGGCCCTGCGACTGCGAGACGGACGCCGCCTACCAGCCCAACCCATCGACAATGCAGTCACCCATATCCGCGCACTCGTCGAGGGACACAACACCCGCTTATGGACCGACTGA
- a CDS encoding DUF6157 family protein, whose product MNYIGTFIAVADDCKVDYGKVPVARGPSRSVAQIQYEMLSEHPYTYTQEDVLFESWFARQDLEVSEAEKADMREQFFSKDQPCLRSSPLTRTHGWGLVFDEQGRIALCPKGSPEYDKFVRSKDLEVIKALRSKRA is encoded by the coding sequence ATGAACTACATCGGGACATTCATCGCGGTCGCGGATGATTGCAAAGTGGACTACGGGAAGGTGCCGGTGGCCCGCGGGCCGTCACGATCCGTCGCACAGATCCAATACGAGATGCTGTCCGAGCACCCGTACACGTATACGCAGGAAGATGTGTTGTTCGAGTCCTGGTTCGCCCGCCAGGACCTCGAGGTCAGTGAGGCGGAGAAGGCCGATATGCGCGAGCAGTTCTTCTCGAAGGACCAGCCGTGCCTGCGATCCTCACCCCTGACGCGCACGCACGGATGGGGTTTGGTATTCGACGAGCAGGGCCGTATTGCCCTGTGCCCCAAGGGTTCACCGGAATATGACAAGTTCGTTCGGTCCAAGGACCTCGAGGTCATCAAGGCGCTGCGGTCCAAGCGAGCGTGA
- a CDS encoding GGDEF domain-containing protein yields the protein MTGLLDRGAWHHHADLVLADGAARREPVTLLIADLDRFKIINDEHGHLAGDDALRQVAGILRAVTRHTDLVARYGGDEFLVLMPDTDADDAREVARRLNLELNAARLPTLSARQGEIILTGLSASVGLATYRTGTGLEDLLLAADAALLAAKRNGRAQSCIRGGRDWTFDRAVRPFARRAG from the coding sequence TTGACCGGTCTGCTCGACCGCGGCGCCTGGCACCACCACGCCGATCTGGTGCTGGCCGACGGCGCCGCCCGCCGCGAACCCGTCACCCTGCTCATCGCCGACCTCGACCGTTTCAAGATCATCAACGACGAACACGGCCATCTTGCCGGGGACGACGCCCTGCGCCAGGTCGCGGGCATCCTGCGTGCGGTCACCCGGCACACCGACCTGGTCGCCCGCTACGGCGGCGACGAATTCCTGGTGCTGATGCCGGACACCGACGCCGACGACGCGCGCGAGGTGGCCCGCCGCCTCAACCTCGAGCTGAACGCCGCGCGACTACCCACGCTCAGCGCCCGCCAGGGCGAGATCATCCTGACCGGCCTCTCGGCATCCGTCGGGCTGGCCACCTACCGCACCGGCACCGGACTCGAGGACCTGCTGCTGGCCGCGGACGCGGCGCTGCTGGCGGCGAAACGCAACGGCCGCGCCCAGAGCTGTATCAGAGGCGGCCGCGACTGGACCTTCGACAGGGCCGTCCGCCCTTTCGCCCGGCGCGCCGGCTGA
- a CDS encoding purine-cytosine permease family protein — MAARLGHDDYALTRVPQRARYPWLSVATQRFGQISGLSQFLLGATLGFGLPFAQAFLAFTLGAVLLELVVIGVGIIGQREGLSTSVLSRWTGFGQGGAAVVGLVIGLSAVGWFGVQSQLAGSSLEKILGLLPVWGWSLLFGLLVTVIVTYGFRWMAWTAYITVPAFFILATVSVVIELRRHDLGHLLTAPAPGPHLSLVQAVTLVAGQFMVGAVISPDMTRFNRTPADVVKQTIVGITLGEWVIGSVGVLLAHALQSKNIVVIVTSSVGWVGVLVIVAAAIKVNDWNLYVSSLGVTNLVEAVSGRRVDRAWVSITLGIAGSVLGAAGILSHYTDFLNLLAVAFPPIPAIMIAEYFVVRRWRSQLASSDTTLPMSSPMWVPATLVIWLLASLFGKYVKFGLPSVNALVAAFVLYLVADRIGLLRGFGSHDTEPAAVKSALRQSI; from the coding sequence ATGGCCGCCCGGCTTGGGCACGACGACTACGCGCTGACCCGTGTCCCGCAACGGGCGCGCTATCCCTGGCTGTCGGTGGCTACGCAGCGATTCGGCCAGATCTCCGGGCTCAGTCAGTTCCTACTGGGCGCGACGCTGGGTTTCGGTCTGCCGTTCGCGCAGGCATTTCTGGCGTTCACCCTGGGCGCCGTGCTGCTCGAGCTGGTGGTCATCGGGGTCGGCATTATCGGTCAGCGCGAAGGACTTTCGACATCGGTGCTCAGCCGCTGGACCGGATTCGGCCAGGGCGGCGCGGCGGTGGTCGGGCTGGTCATCGGGCTGAGCGCGGTCGGCTGGTTCGGTGTGCAATCGCAGCTGGCGGGCAGCAGTCTGGAGAAGATTCTCGGGCTGCTGCCGGTGTGGGGCTGGTCGCTGCTGTTCGGCCTGCTGGTCACCGTGATCGTGACCTACGGATTCCGGTGGATGGCCTGGACGGCCTACATCACCGTGCCCGCCTTCTTCATCCTGGCGACCGTGTCGGTGGTGATCGAACTGCGCCGCCACGATCTGGGGCACCTGCTGACCGCCCCCGCGCCCGGCCCGCATCTGAGCCTGGTGCAGGCCGTCACGCTGGTCGCGGGCCAGTTCATGGTCGGCGCGGTGATCTCCCCGGATATGACCCGCTTCAACCGCACGCCCGCCGACGTGGTCAAGCAGACGATCGTCGGAATCACGCTGGGTGAGTGGGTGATCGGATCGGTGGGTGTGCTGCTCGCCCATGCGCTGCAGAGCAAGAACATCGTCGTGATCGTCACCTCGTCGGTCGGCTGGGTCGGCGTGTTGGTGATCGTCGCCGCAGCCATCAAGGTCAACGACTGGAACCTCTATGTGTCCTCGCTCGGCGTGACCAATCTCGTGGAGGCGGTATCGGGTCGCCGGGTCGACCGGGCGTGGGTGTCGATCACGCTCGGAATAGCAGGCAGTGTGCTCGGTGCGGCCGGAATCCTTTCGCACTACACCGATTTCCTCAATCTGCTCGCGGTGGCCTTCCCGCCGATACCGGCGATCATGATCGCCGAATACTTCGTTGTGCGCCGCTGGCGATCGCAACTCGCCTCGTCGGACACCACTTTGCCGATGAGCTCGCCCATGTGGGTGCCCGCAACGCTCGTGATCTGGCTGCTGGCTTCACTTTTCGGCAAGTACGTGAAATTCGGCCTGCCCAGCGTCAACGCTCTGGTTGCTGCCTTCGTGCTCTACCTCGTCGCGGACCGGATCGGGCTGCTGCGCGGGTTCGGATCCCACGATACGGAACCGGCCGCAGTCAAATCGGCTCTGCGGCAGTCGATTTGA
- a CDS encoding hydantoinase/oxoprolinase N-terminal domain-containing protein — translation MRIGIDVGGTNTDAVLMDGARVVSAIKTPTTEDVTSGIVTALADLAASSGVHPAHVRAVMIGTTHFINALVEANRLAPTAALRLGLPATAALPPMVDWPESLVRAVAGRPYLCHGGFEYDGQLISDLDEDEIRAAAHDMLDHGVRSVAISSVFSPVSAEHEMRAAQIVAAEAPEMSISLSHEIGRLGLLQRENATIINAALGEMAAQIVDGLIDAVRGAGIGAPLYLSQNDGTLMEIHYARQYPVATFASGPTNSMRGAAFLSGLGDCVVVDVGGTTTDVGVLRRGFPREAATEVIVAGVRTNFRMPDVISIGLGGGSLVRESASDGIDVGPDSVGYRLTGQAMVFGGDILTATDIGVAAGILDIGDRSRVRQLSDDFVKRALDAVEAKISQVIDRMRTSRELLPVVVVGGGEFLVPDQLSGVGSVHRTEHFAVANAIGAAIAQIGGEVDRIYSVEPGRRDAVLDAAKQEAVDRAIAGGADPDHVDIVDVDEVPIAYLPGNATRVRVKAVGDLLLASRHGA, via the coding sequence ATGCGCATTGGCATCGATGTCGGTGGCACGAACACCGATGCGGTCCTCATGGACGGCGCGCGGGTAGTTTCCGCAATCAAGACGCCGACCACCGAGGACGTCACGTCCGGAATCGTCACGGCGCTCGCCGATCTCGCCGCGAGCTCCGGCGTGCACCCCGCGCACGTGCGGGCGGTCATGATCGGTACCACGCATTTCATCAACGCGCTCGTCGAGGCGAACCGGCTCGCGCCCACGGCGGCGCTGCGCCTGGGCCTGCCCGCGACGGCCGCACTGCCGCCCATGGTCGACTGGCCGGAGTCGCTGGTGCGGGCTGTCGCGGGTCGGCCGTACCTGTGCCACGGCGGTTTCGAGTACGACGGTCAGCTGATCTCGGACCTGGACGAGGACGAGATCCGGGCGGCCGCGCACGACATGCTCGACCACGGTGTGCGCAGCGTCGCGATCTCCTCGGTGTTCTCGCCGGTCAGCGCGGAGCACGAAATGCGGGCGGCGCAGATCGTCGCGGCCGAGGCGCCCGAGATGTCCATCAGCCTGTCCCACGAGATCGGCAGGCTCGGCCTGCTGCAGCGGGAGAACGCCACGATCATCAATGCCGCGCTCGGTGAGATGGCCGCGCAGATCGTGGACGGGCTGATCGATGCGGTGCGCGGCGCGGGCATCGGCGCGCCGCTGTACCTCAGCCAGAACGACGGCACGCTGATGGAAATCCATTACGCCAGACAGTATCCCGTCGCGACCTTCGCCTCCGGTCCGACCAATTCGATGCGCGGCGCGGCGTTCCTGTCGGGGCTCGGTGACTGCGTCGTCGTCGATGTCGGCGGCACCACGACCGACGTCGGCGTGCTGCGCCGGGGTTTCCCGCGGGAGGCGGCGACGGAAGTGATCGTCGCCGGTGTCCGCACGAATTTCCGTATGCCGGACGTGATTTCGATCGGGCTCGGCGGCGGTTCGCTGGTGCGCGAATCCGCCTCGGACGGAATCGATGTCGGGCCGGACAGCGTCGGCTATCGGCTCACCGGCCAGGCCATGGTGTTCGGGGGCGATATCCTCACCGCGACCGATATCGGCGTTGCCGCAGGCATTCTCGATATCGGCGATCGGAGCCGGGTCCGGCAGTTGTCCGACGACTTCGTCAAGCGGGCGCTCGACGCGGTCGAGGCGAAGATCAGCCAGGTGATCGACCGGATGCGCACCTCGCGTGAACTGCTGCCGGTGGTTGTCGTGGGCGGCGGCGAATTCCTGGTGCCGGATCAGCTCAGCGGCGTCGGAAGTGTGCACCGCACAGAGCATTTCGCGGTCGCCAACGCGATCGGCGCGGCGATCGCGCAGATCGGCGGCGAAGTGGACCGCATCTACTCGGTGGAGCCCGGACGGCGCGATGCCGTGCTGGACGCCGCCAAACAGGAGGCCGTCGATCGCGCGATCGCCGGTGGCGCCGATCCGGATCACGTCGACATCGTCGACGTGGACGAAGTCCCGATCGCCTACCTGCCCGGAAACGCCACGCGCGTGCGGGTCAAGGCGGTCGGCGATCTGCTGTTGGCGAGCCGCCATGGGGCGTGA
- a CDS encoding DUF917 domain-containing protein produces MGRELRVEDLPDLARGAALLGTGGGGDPYLGWMMVREEYRRGRTVELVDPEEIAGDTLVIPTAGMGAPTVRIEKLPRGTEAAAALRALERHLGRRADATMPLESGGSNSMVPLLVGAQLGLPVVDADGMGRAFPELQMVTFAVYGIPGSPMAFSGAHDEHGIIDTGADNRRLERLARAVTVRMGGTANIAHYSMSGAQVRRTAIRNTLTLALRVGRCLRESRDRHRDPLQELTALFKETDYGYAAPVFTGRIIDVERATVGGFARGKALIKSFGGDSVLELTFQNEHLLARIDGRVRVVVPDLITVLNAETAEPITTEALRFGQRVTIYAISAPPIMRTPAALAVFGPRAFGFELDFRSVEELT; encoded by the coding sequence ATGGGGCGTGAGCTGCGTGTGGAGGATCTGCCGGACCTCGCCCGGGGCGCCGCGCTACTCGGCACCGGCGGCGGGGGCGATCCCTACCTGGGCTGGATGATGGTGCGGGAGGAGTACCGGCGCGGGCGCACCGTCGAATTGGTCGACCCGGAGGAGATCGCGGGTGACACGCTGGTGATTCCGACCGCGGGCATGGGCGCGCCGACCGTGCGGATCGAGAAGCTGCCGCGCGGCACCGAGGCGGCCGCGGCCCTGCGCGCACTGGAGCGCCACCTCGGCCGGCGCGCCGACGCCACCATGCCGCTCGAGTCCGGCGGCTCCAATTCGATGGTTCCGCTGCTGGTCGGCGCGCAGCTCGGGCTGCCGGTGGTGGACGCGGACGGTATGGGCCGGGCCTTTCCGGAATTGCAGATGGTGACGTTCGCCGTGTACGGAATTCCCGGTTCCCCCATGGCATTCAGCGGTGCGCACGACGAACACGGCATCATCGACACCGGCGCCGACAATCGCAGGCTCGAGCGGCTCGCGCGCGCCGTCACGGTGCGGATGGGCGGTACGGCCAATATCGCGCACTATTCGATGAGCGGTGCGCAGGTGCGGCGCACCGCGATCCGCAACACCCTCACCCTGGCCCTGCGGGTCGGCCGCTGCCTGCGCGAGAGTCGCGACCGGCATCGAGATCCGTTGCAGGAGTTGACGGCACTGTTCAAGGAGACCGACTATGGTTATGCCGCGCCGGTTTTCACCGGTCGCATCATCGATGTGGAGCGCGCGACCGTCGGGGGATTCGCCCGAGGTAAGGCGCTGATCAAGTCGTTCGGCGGTGATTCGGTGCTGGAGTTGACTTTTCAGAACGAGCACCTTCTCGCCCGCATCGATGGCCGCGTGAGAGTTGTTGTGCCAGACCTCATTACGGTGCTCAATGCGGAGACCGCGGAGCCGATCACGACCGAGGCGCTGCGCTTCGGCCAGCGGGTGACGATCTACGCGATCTCCGCGCCGCCGATCATGCGTACACCCGCCGCGCTGGCCGTATTCGGCCCGCGCGCATTCGGATTCGAGCTCGACTTCCGATCGGTCGAGGAACTGACGTGA
- a CDS encoding DUF917 domain-containing protein translates to MITGKLGPDDVDALQRGASLLGSGGGGDSHLSALWLSTELASGAEARLIGIDELDQGWVLVLCAFGSTASVAIEKLPAGDELRRCVSTAERQLGVAVDAIGVVEIGGSNALVPFIAAAQTGKPVVDGDLMGRAFSRLDQTVFTAAELTGAWVSAEAHGAAVIVDGVDARTAERVMRGALTGLGGWAVLAYPPIPAQIYRNVALPGTVAEVIRLGRRHQEGEAAGDDGKALAERLGGNFLGQGTVLEVYRYEGRAFASGSVAVQTVDEHVLTHTLGSASDHPPVLRVEMQNEYSMVLRDGEVVVTTPDVICVLDAHTLRPIQTGQVRRGHEVAVLTLPVPDRLWQQDILARIGPRAHGVDVDPVRAQVSPPRRPTR, encoded by the coding sequence GTGATCACCGGCAAGCTCGGTCCCGACGATGTGGACGCATTGCAGCGCGGGGCGAGCCTGCTCGGCTCCGGCGGCGGAGGCGATTCCCACCTGAGCGCGCTGTGGTTGAGCACCGAACTCGCTTCCGGGGCCGAGGCCAGGTTGATCGGCATCGACGAACTCGATCAGGGCTGGGTCCTCGTGCTGTGCGCATTCGGGTCGACCGCGTCGGTGGCCATCGAAAAGCTGCCCGCCGGAGACGAATTGCGCCGCTGCGTCAGCACCGCTGAGCGGCAACTCGGTGTCGCGGTGGACGCCATCGGCGTGGTCGAGATCGGCGGTAGCAACGCGCTGGTTCCGTTCATCGCCGCCGCGCAAACCGGTAAGCCGGTGGTCGACGGCGATCTGATGGGCCGGGCGTTTTCCCGGCTCGACCAAACCGTATTCACCGCAGCCGAACTCACCGGTGCGTGGGTGAGTGCCGAGGCGCACGGCGCGGCCGTCATCGTCGACGGGGTGGACGCCCGGACCGCTGAGCGGGTCATGCGCGGTGCGCTCACCGGGTTGGGCGGTTGGGCGGTGCTGGCCTATCCGCCGATACCCGCGCAGATATACCGGAATGTTGCGCTGCCGGGCACAGTGGCCGAGGTCATCAGGCTCGGCCGTCGGCACCAGGAAGGCGAGGCCGCGGGGGACGACGGAAAGGCGTTGGCGGAGCGGCTCGGCGGCAATTTCCTGGGCCAGGGCACTGTGCTCGAGGTCTACCGTTACGAGGGGCGCGCCTTTGCCAGCGGCAGCGTCGCGGTGCAGACCGTTGACGAGCATGTGCTCACTCACACTCTCGGCTCCGCCTCCGATCATCCCCCTGTGCTGCGCGTCGAAATGCAGAACGAATACTCGATGGTCCTGCGGGACGGCGAGGTGGTCGTGACCACTCCGGACGTGATCTGCGTGCTCGACGCGCACACGCTGCGCCCGATCCAGACCGGGCAGGTGCGGCGCGGGCACGAGGTGGCGGTGCTGACCCTGCCGGTGCCCGATCGGCTCTGGCAACAAGACATTTTGGCTCGCATCGGACCACGCGCCCACGGCGTCGACGTGGATCCGGTTCGGGCGCAGGTGAGCCCACCCAGGAGGCCTACACGGTGA